In a single window of the Streptomyces sp. HUAS ZL42 genome:
- a CDS encoding class F sortase, with amino-acid sequence MSASELAEEEVRQRKRAPWGVTALVLLTGLALIRNGSGEFDIGPPQPASAAAADSRAGQGASGQTPDPLPYSMADRVRIPAIHVDAPVIPVGLDSDGWVGAPPPEDPNLAGWFTGAVSPGEKGTAVVVGHVDNRQGPAVFYGLGALRKGSRIEVARQDGKTAVFEIYGIEVFEKNNFPGDRVYASKGAPELRVITCGGGFSRQNGYAGNVVVFARLAEVH; translated from the coding sequence ATGTCTGCGTCCGAGCTGGCCGAAGAGGAGGTCCGGCAGAGGAAGCGCGCTCCGTGGGGCGTGACGGCGCTTGTTCTGCTGACCGGTCTCGCGCTCATTCGGAACGGTTCGGGGGAGTTCGACATCGGGCCGCCGCAGCCCGCCTCCGCGGCCGCCGCGGACAGCCGTGCGGGCCAGGGCGCCTCCGGCCAGACCCCGGACCCCCTGCCGTACTCCATGGCCGACCGGGTCCGGATCCCCGCCATCCACGTCGACGCACCGGTCATCCCGGTCGGACTGGACTCGGACGGCTGGGTCGGCGCGCCACCTCCCGAGGACCCGAACCTGGCGGGCTGGTTCACCGGCGCCGTCTCGCCCGGCGAGAAGGGAACCGCGGTCGTCGTCGGCCATGTCGACAACAGGCAGGGCCCCGCCGTGTTCTACGGACTCGGGGCCCTGAGAAAAGGGAGTCGCATCGAGGTCGCCCGTCAGGACGGCAAGACCGCGGTGTTCGAGATCTACGGCATCGAGGTCTTCGAGAAGAACAACTTCCCCGGCGACCGTGTCTACGCGTCCAAAGGCGCCCCGGAGTTGCGGGTCATCACCTGCGGCGGCGGTTTCTCCAGGCAGAACGGATACGCCGGGAACGTCGTAGTCTTCGCCCGCCTGGCCGAGGTTCACTGA
- a CDS encoding polysaccharide deacetylase family protein: MQKDQLLTRRALLAGATAVGAAGVAGVFAFGAGGEPAGTPAPPAGAPARQLPEKASAYRLQPLTGYGAPRAAPPRTLVRHEPFLRLSGRGRTMVLTFDDGPDRRYTPSILSTLREYDVRAMFFVCGEMAAANKDLLARMADEGHVVGNHTWSHPLLTRLTPARIRSEMERTCDVIEEGYGERPQWFRAPYGAWNRTAFRLGAELGMEPLAWTVDTLDWKTPGVRTITTRVERGAAPGVVVLSHDAGGDRSQSVRALRAYLPRLLDSGYHITVPQRHYV; encoded by the coding sequence ATGCAGAAGGATCAGTTGCTCACGCGCCGGGCGTTGCTCGCGGGCGCCACCGCTGTGGGAGCGGCCGGCGTGGCCGGTGTGTTCGCGTTCGGCGCGGGCGGCGAACCGGCCGGAACCCCGGCACCCCCGGCGGGCGCCCCGGCCCGGCAGCTCCCGGAGAAGGCCTCCGCCTACCGACTCCAGCCCCTGACGGGATACGGTGCGCCGCGCGCGGCACCCCCCAGGACCCTGGTGCGTCACGAGCCCTTCCTGCGGCTGTCCGGACGCGGTCGCACCATGGTGCTGACCTTCGACGACGGGCCCGACCGCCGCTACACCCCGAGCATCCTGAGCACGCTGCGCGAGTACGACGTGCGCGCCATGTTCTTCGTCTGCGGAGAGATGGCCGCCGCCAACAAGGACCTGCTCGCGCGGATGGCCGACGAGGGGCACGTCGTCGGCAACCACACCTGGTCCCACCCGCTGCTCACCCGCCTCACCCCCGCCCGCATCCGCTCCGAGATGGAACGCACCTGCGATGTCATCGAGGAGGGGTACGGCGAACGCCCCCAGTGGTTCCGTGCGCCCTACGGCGCCTGGAACCGCACCGCCTTCCGGCTCGGCGCCGAACTGGGCATGGAACCGCTCGCGTGGACGGTGGACACCCTCGACTGGAAGACACCCGGTGTCCGCACCATCACCACCCGGGTCGAAAGGGGCGCCGCCCCCGGTGTAGTGGTGCTCTCGCACGACGCCGGGGGCGACCGCTCGCAGAGTGTGCGCGCGCTGCGGGCGTATCTGCCGCGTCTGCTGGACTCCGGTTACCACATCACCGTCCCGCAACGGCACTACGTATAG
- the lysX gene encoding bifunctional lysylphosphatidylglycerol synthetase/lysine--tRNA ligase LysX, with protein sequence MIATVEAATAKDTPGPIRPPASGVLSRVPQGFATFFGALGLLCLLLALIPPLRRPLRPVVRLLDLLIVPVSANLAYAVFLFLLAAATAARKKIAWWLVVVYLGLVVLTDVLGVAVGLYGASVPSLVVCGLLLVLLVVARREFYASSRRAAVRRALGVLFAGLAAGILVGWGLVELFPGTLPYGQRLAWAANRVCGGLVSAGSFDGRPPRALFFLLGLFGALALLNAAATLFRSQRLEAGLHGDEEARIRALLRRYGDQDSLGYFATRRDKAVVFSPSGKAAVTYRVEAGVCLAGGDPVGDREAWPHAIAAWLDVARRHAWAPAVMGASEDGAKAYARAGLGALQLGDEAILHVPDFDLGGRDMRVTRQAVHRVRRTGARCRIRRHSTLTDKEMEEIVDKADAWRDTETERGFSMALDRLGDPADGDCLLVEALSEDGKLLALLSFVPWGSDGISLDLMRRDRGAPNGVMEFMVADLCAAAPKLGVRRISLNFAVFRSVFEEGARIGAGPVLRLWRRLLLFFSRWWQLEALYRSNAKYRPEWYPRFLCYGEAASLARIGLASAIAEGFVSVPSLRKLWGKGHPNAGQRPAGTEGLPSLSALGLDGGGEAGRAAADSRPPEQVRIRHRTLDRLRAEGTDPYPVAIPVRTHTLDEVREGDRVTVAGRIMRVRDFGGIVFVTLRDWSGDHQLALTREDSGPALDRFTADTDIGDHITATGHAGVSDKGEPTVFVTSWQLVGKCLRPLPDKRRGLADPETKVRMRYLDLVSDPGAREVIRARSTAVQALRQNLLDRGYLEVETPMLQQIHGGANARPFTTHINAYDLDLYLRIAPELYLKRLCVGGMEKVFEMGRTFRNEGVSYKHNPEFTVLEAYQAFADYDVMLDLTRELIQGAATAAFGAPVVRKDGTEHDISGQWPVRTVYGAISDALGEEIDPDTDLVRLHRLCDRAGVPYIADDGHGDVVLEMYERLVEEKTRLPTFYKDFPTDVSPLTRQHRKDPRLAERWDLVAFGTELGTAYSELTDPVEQRRRLTAQSLLAAGGDPEAMELDEDFLDALEYAMPPTGGLGLGVDRLVMFLTGLTIRETLPFPLVRRR encoded by the coding sequence ATGATTGCCACCGTGGAGGCCGCCACGGCCAAGGACACGCCGGGCCCGATACGGCCGCCCGCGAGCGGCGTCCTCAGCAGGGTGCCGCAGGGCTTCGCCACCTTCTTCGGTGCCCTCGGACTGCTCTGCCTACTGCTTGCCCTCATACCGCCGCTGCGCAGGCCGCTGCGCCCCGTCGTCCGTCTGCTCGACCTGCTCATCGTCCCGGTCAGCGCCAACCTCGCCTACGCCGTCTTCCTGTTCCTGCTGGCCGCCGCGACCGCCGCCCGCAAGAAGATCGCCTGGTGGCTGGTCGTCGTCTACCTGGGCCTGGTGGTCCTGACCGACGTCCTCGGCGTGGCGGTCGGACTGTACGGCGCCTCCGTCCCGTCGCTGGTCGTGTGCGGCCTGCTGCTGGTCCTGCTGGTCGTGGCCCGCAGGGAGTTCTACGCCTCCTCCCGCCGCGCCGCCGTACGGCGGGCCCTCGGCGTTCTGTTCGCCGGACTCGCCGCGGGAATCCTGGTCGGCTGGGGGCTGGTGGAGCTGTTCCCCGGCACCCTGCCGTACGGCCAGCGCCTGGCGTGGGCCGCGAACCGGGTCTGCGGCGGCCTCGTCTCCGCCGGCTCGTTCGACGGCCGCCCGCCCCGCGCCCTGTTCTTCCTGCTCGGCCTGTTCGGCGCGCTCGCCCTGCTGAACGCCGCCGCCACGCTGTTCCGTTCGCAGCGCCTGGAGGCGGGCCTGCACGGCGACGAGGAGGCCCGTATCCGCGCCCTCCTCCGGCGCTACGGCGACCAGGACTCCCTCGGCTACTTCGCCACCCGGCGCGACAAGGCCGTCGTCTTCTCGCCCAGCGGCAAGGCCGCCGTCACCTACCGCGTCGAGGCCGGCGTCTGCCTGGCCGGCGGTGACCCGGTCGGCGACCGCGAGGCCTGGCCGCACGCCATCGCCGCCTGGCTCGACGTGGCCCGCAGACACGCCTGGGCGCCCGCCGTGATGGGCGCCTCCGAGGACGGCGCGAAGGCCTACGCGCGCGCCGGCCTGGGCGCCCTCCAGCTCGGCGACGAAGCGATCCTGCACGTGCCCGACTTCGACCTCGGCGGCCGTGACATGCGTGTCACCCGGCAGGCCGTCCACCGCGTCCGGCGCACCGGCGCCCGCTGCCGCATCCGCCGCCACTCCACCCTCACCGACAAGGAGATGGAGGAGATCGTCGACAAGGCGGACGCCTGGCGCGACACCGAGACCGAACGCGGCTTCTCCATGGCACTCGACCGGCTCGGCGACCCGGCCGACGGCGACTGTCTCCTCGTGGAAGCCCTGAGCGAGGACGGAAAGCTGCTCGCCCTGCTCTCGTTCGTGCCCTGGGGCAGCGACGGCATCTCCCTGGACCTGATGCGCCGGGACCGCGGCGCACCCAACGGCGTCATGGAGTTCATGGTCGCCGACCTGTGCGCCGCCGCGCCGAAACTGGGGGTGCGCCGGATCTCCCTCAACTTCGCGGTCTTCCGTTCCGTCTTCGAGGAGGGCGCCCGTATCGGCGCCGGACCGGTGCTGCGGCTGTGGCGGCGCCTGCTGCTGTTCTTCTCCCGCTGGTGGCAACTGGAGGCCCTGTACCGCTCCAACGCCAAGTACCGCCCCGAGTGGTACCCCCGCTTCCTCTGCTACGGCGAGGCCGCCTCCCTCGCCCGTATCGGCCTCGCCTCCGCCATCGCCGAGGGCTTCGTCTCCGTACCGTCGCTGCGCAAACTCTGGGGAAAGGGGCACCCGAACGCCGGACAGCGACCGGCCGGCACCGAAGGACTGCCGTCGCTGTCGGCGCTCGGCCTCGACGGAGGGGGCGAGGCCGGGCGCGCCGCCGCGGACTCGCGTCCGCCCGAGCAGGTCCGCATCCGGCACCGCACACTGGACCGGCTGCGCGCCGAGGGCACCGACCCCTACCCGGTCGCCATCCCGGTCCGCACCCACACTCTCGACGAGGTCCGCGAGGGCGACCGGGTGACGGTCGCCGGCCGGATCATGCGGGTGCGCGACTTCGGCGGCATCGTGTTCGTCACGCTGCGCGACTGGTCCGGCGACCACCAACTCGCCCTCACCCGCGAGGACTCCGGGCCCGCCCTGGACCGCTTCACCGCCGACACCGACATCGGCGACCACATCACCGCCACCGGCCACGCGGGCGTCAGCGACAAGGGCGAACCGACCGTCTTCGTCACCTCCTGGCAGCTCGTCGGCAAGTGCCTGCGCCCGCTGCCCGACAAGCGCCGCGGTCTGGCCGACCCGGAGACCAAGGTCCGTATGCGCTACCTCGACCTGGTGTCCGACCCCGGCGCCCGCGAGGTGATCCGCGCCCGTTCCACCGCCGTACAGGCCCTGCGCCAGAACCTGCTGGACCGCGGCTACCTCGAGGTCGAGACCCCGATGCTCCAGCAGATCCACGGCGGCGCCAACGCCCGCCCCTTCACCACCCACATCAACGCCTACGACCTCGACCTCTATCTGCGCATCGCCCCCGAGCTGTACCTGAAGCGGCTCTGTGTCGGCGGCATGGAGAAGGTCTTCGAGATGGGCCGCACCTTCCGCAACGAGGGCGTCTCCTACAAGCACAACCCCGAGTTCACGGTGCTGGAGGCCTACCAGGCCTTCGCCGACTACGACGTGATGCTCGACCTCACCCGCGAGCTGATCCAGGGTGCGGCGACCGCCGCCTTCGGTGCGCCCGTCGTCCGCAAGGACGGCACCGAGCACGACATCTCCGGGCAGTGGCCCGTCAGGACGGTGTACGGCGCGATCTCCGACGCGCTGGGGGAGGAGATCGACCCCGACACGGACCTGGTACGCCTGCACCGGCTGTGCGACCGCGCCGGCGTGCCGTACATCGCGGACGACGGTCACGGTGACGTCGTCCTGGAGATGTACGAGCGGCTCGTCGAGGAGAAGACCCGGCTGCCCACTTTCTACAAGGACTTCCCGACCGACGTCTCCCCGCTCACCCGGCAGCACCGCAAGGACCCGCGGCTCGCCGAACGCTGGGATCTCGTCGCCTTCGGCACCGAACTCGGCACCGCCTACTCCGAGCTCACCGACCCGGTCGAACAACGCCGCCGCCTCACCGCGCAGTCCCTGCTCGCCGCCGGCGGGGACCCGGAGGCCATGGAACTGGACGAGGACTTCCTCGACGCCCTCGAATACGCCATGCCGCCCACCGGCGGCCTCGGCCTCGGTGTCGACCGGCTGGTCATGTTCCTCACGGGCCTGACGATCCGTGAAACCCTTCCGTTCCCCCTGGTGCGCCGCCGCTGA
- a CDS encoding universal stress protein has protein sequence MTEQHAHQFELGTDGPRVIMVGLDGSDSSFRAAAYAAGLARRQRALLAIVYVQPVLAAGAALGAPVAETTDRIAEDLVAEIRDAAERVKGTFDVRWEFHTFRGDPYNGLAKAADELKADAVVVGASEQAGHRIVGSVAVRLVKAGRWPVTVVP, from the coding sequence GTGACGGAACAGCACGCGCATCAGTTCGAGCTGGGCACGGACGGACCCAGGGTCATCATGGTCGGCCTGGACGGCTCCGATTCCTCGTTCCGCGCGGCGGCGTACGCGGCGGGCCTGGCCCGGCGACAGCGCGCCCTGCTCGCGATCGTGTACGTGCAGCCGGTGCTGGCGGCGGGCGCGGCCCTCGGCGCCCCGGTCGCGGAGACGACCGACCGGATCGCCGAGGACCTCGTCGCGGAGATCCGGGACGCCGCCGAGCGGGTCAAGGGGACGTTCGACGTGCGCTGGGAGTTCCACACCTTCCGCGGCGACCCCTACAACGGCCTGGCCAAGGCCGCGGACGAACTCAAGGCGGACGCAGTGGTGGTGGGCGCCTCCGAACAGGCCGGCCACCGCATCGTCGGTTCCGTCGCGGTCCGCCTGGTGAAGGCGGGGCGGTGGCCGGTGACGGTGGTGCCGTAG
- a CDS encoding alpha/beta fold hydrolase, with product MTAASDLRFFASADGDLAHRDTGTGDVVVLLHSGWADHRVFDDQIPALAAAGFRVIAADVRGHGFSANATEPFRWADDLAGLLRHLDTGPAVLVGLCMGAAVATDTALEYPELVRALVVSGAATSEFEYTDPWTLQRAAESARMLGEGDVQGWVEAFAHNAAGPHRTVDEVDPDVVRRLREMAAHTLAKHTADETNWHVPLTGTWTRVPKIDVPVLAVHGALDATDAIGMAQRLAETVPNGRSVTIEATAHYPNMEKPEEFNTILTEFLRAL from the coding sequence ATGACTGCTGCTTCGGATCTGCGCTTCTTCGCCTCCGCCGACGGCGACCTCGCCCACCGCGACACGGGTACCGGGGACGTCGTGGTGCTGCTGCACTCCGGATGGGCCGACCACCGGGTCTTCGACGACCAGATACCGGCCCTGGCCGCCGCCGGCTTCCGTGTGATCGCGGCCGACGTACGCGGCCACGGCTTCTCCGCAAACGCGACCGAGCCGTTCCGCTGGGCGGACGACCTCGCCGGCCTCCTGCGCCACCTCGACACCGGACCGGCGGTCCTCGTCGGTCTGTGCATGGGCGCGGCGGTCGCGACCGACACCGCGCTGGAGTACCCCGAGCTGGTGCGAGCCCTGGTCGTCAGCGGAGCCGCGACCAGCGAGTTCGAGTACACGGACCCCTGGACCCTGCAGCGCGCGGCCGAGTCGGCCCGCATGCTGGGCGAGGGCGACGTCCAGGGCTGGGTGGAGGCCTTCGCGCACAACGCGGCCGGACCGCACCGCACGGTCGACGAAGTGGACCCGGACGTCGTCAGGCGCCTGCGCGAGATGGCCGCGCACACCCTCGCCAAGCACACCGCGGACGAGACGAACTGGCACGTACCCCTGACCGGCACCTGGACCCGCGTACCCAAGATCGACGTCCCGGTCCTCGCCGTCCACGGCGCCCTCGACGCCACCGACGCCATCGGCATGGCCCAGCGCCTGGCCGAGACGGTCCCGAACGGCCGTTCCGTGACGATCGAGGCCACGGCCCACTACCCGAACATGGAGAAACCCGAGGAATTCAACACGATCCTCACGGAGTTCCTTCGCGCCCTCTGA
- a CDS encoding MarR family winged helix-turn-helix transcriptional regulator, producing the protein MNDIDEPLPPDELGHRLTEVFDLVGPLYRRAARKVEQAEPIEGASAGVRAVLNLLRQNGPMTVPQMGRAQALSRQFVQRMVNDAAGHGWVESVPNPAHQRSSLIRLTDEGRATITAVLAREHTLNRQVGGALTDTEVRACVRVLTEMVKTFDHVDVD; encoded by the coding sequence GTGAACGACATCGATGAGCCGCTCCCGCCCGACGAGCTCGGCCACCGCCTCACCGAGGTGTTCGATCTCGTCGGCCCGCTCTACCGGCGTGCCGCGCGCAAGGTGGAGCAGGCCGAACCGATCGAGGGGGCGTCCGCCGGCGTGCGCGCCGTCCTGAACCTGCTGCGCCAGAACGGCCCCATGACGGTTCCGCAGATGGGCCGGGCCCAGGCACTGAGCCGGCAGTTCGTGCAGCGCATGGTCAACGACGCGGCGGGACACGGCTGGGTCGAGAGCGTACCCAACCCGGCACACCAGCGGTCCTCGCTGATCCGGCTCACGGACGAGGGCCGCGCGACGATCACCGCCGTCCTCGCCCGGGAGCACACCCTGAACCGGCAGGTCGGCGGCGCGCTCACGGACACCGAGGTACGGGCCTGCGTGCGCGTGCTCACGGAGATGGTGAAGACCTTCGACCACGTCGACGTGGACTGA
- a CDS encoding CapA family protein produces MIARSRQVALAVTALLAAGAACQAQHNAQTAKAGHPAPSSSAFTLVASGDVLPHTSIIEQALFDGGGTGYDFRPMLEGVEPVVSRADVALCHMETVYGSNGDYTGYPTFKSPPEVAAGLAATGYDGCSTASNHTLDDGATGIRTTLDALDAAGVRHAGSARTQQEADTVTILRAGPAKVAHLAYTYGTNGFPLPPGEPWAVDLIDEERILGDARAARRAGADVVVVSLHWGTEWKDEPDEQQRTLARRLTASRTDGRPDIDLILGTHAHVPQAYEKVNGTWVIYGMGDQVAGEMVNHQGVQDPRGNQSTLGRFTFSPPAEPGGRWKVTKAEFIPQLFDIDAGRVVDLNQALARGADVKGVRDRIRDVVLGRGAAEDGLVMGE; encoded by the coding sequence ATGATCGCACGCAGCCGACAAGTGGCCCTGGCCGTAACGGCCCTGCTCGCGGCGGGCGCAGCCTGCCAGGCCCAGCACAACGCACAGACGGCCAAAGCCGGACACCCGGCCCCGTCCTCCTCCGCCTTCACCCTCGTCGCCTCCGGCGACGTCCTGCCGCACACCTCGATCATCGAGCAGGCACTCTTCGACGGGGGCGGCACCGGCTACGACTTCCGGCCGATGCTCGAGGGCGTCGAACCCGTCGTCTCCCGTGCCGACGTGGCGCTGTGTCACATGGAGACGGTCTACGGATCGAACGGCGACTACACCGGCTACCCCACCTTCAAGTCCCCGCCGGAGGTCGCCGCGGGCCTCGCCGCCACGGGTTACGACGGCTGCTCAACGGCCTCCAACCACACCCTCGACGACGGCGCGACCGGCATCCGGACGACCCTGGACGCCCTCGATGCCGCGGGCGTACGTCATGCCGGGTCGGCGCGCACCCAGCAGGAGGCCGACACCGTCACGATCCTGCGCGCGGGCCCGGCGAAGGTCGCCCACCTCGCCTACACGTACGGCACGAACGGCTTCCCGCTCCCGCCGGGGGAGCCCTGGGCGGTCGACCTGATCGACGAGGAGCGGATCCTCGGCGACGCCAGGGCCGCGCGCCGGGCGGGCGCCGACGTGGTCGTCGTGTCCCTGCACTGGGGAACCGAGTGGAAGGACGAACCGGACGAGCAGCAGCGGACGCTGGCCCGGCGGCTGACGGCCTCCCGTACGGACGGCCGCCCGGACATCGACCTGATCCTCGGCACCCACGCCCATGTCCCGCAGGCGTACGAGAAGGTCAACGGCACCTGGGTGATCTACGGGATGGGCGACCAGGTCGCCGGTGAGATGGTCAACCACCAGGGCGTCCAGGACCCGCGCGGCAACCAGTCCACCCTCGGCCGCTTCACCTTCTCCCCGCCGGCCGAGCCGGGAGGACGGTGGAAGGTCACCAAGGCCGAGTTCATTCCGCAGCTGTTCGACATCGACGCCGGCCGGGTGGTCGACCTCAACCAGGCCCTCGCCCGGGGCGCCGACGTGAAGGGGGTGCGCGACCGGATCAGGGACGTGGTGCTCGGTCGCGGCGCGGCCGAGGACGGCTTGGTGATGGGGGAGTAG
- a CDS encoding sigma-70 family RNA polymerase sigma factor: MTAGTTLTNRTTTAEHELAALQREHGRPLFALLLRLCDGDRQRAEDLVQETLVRAWQHPEALRTDAFDSVRPWLLTVGRRLAIDARRARLARPAEVADAVLEHAPVCADHAERSAATLDVREAVKTLTPEHREVLVLVYFQGASVAEAAEALGIPPGTVKSRAYYALRALRRVLPGYAADLH; this comes from the coding sequence ATGACGGCCGGAACCACCCTCACCAACAGGACGACGACCGCCGAGCACGAGCTCGCCGCACTGCAGCGCGAGCACGGACGGCCGCTCTTCGCGCTGCTGCTGAGGCTGTGTGACGGCGACCGCCAGCGCGCCGAGGACCTTGTGCAGGAGACACTGGTACGGGCCTGGCAGCATCCCGAGGCCCTGCGCACCGACGCCTTCGACTCCGTACGGCCGTGGCTGCTCACCGTGGGACGACGCCTCGCGATCGACGCCCGGCGGGCCCGGCTGGCACGGCCGGCGGAGGTCGCCGACGCGGTCCTGGAGCACGCGCCGGTGTGCGCCGATCACGCCGAACGGTCGGCCGCGACCCTCGATGTGCGCGAAGCTGTGAAGACACTCACTCCGGAGCACCGTGAAGTCCTGGTGCTCGTGTATTTCCAGGGGGCGAGTGTGGCGGAGGCCGCCGAAGCCCTGGGCATTCCGCCCGGTACCGTGAAGTCCCGCGCGTACTACGCGCTGCGCGCCCTGCGCCGGGTGCTTCCGGGATACGCGGCCGACCTGCACTGA
- a CDS encoding zf-HC2 domain-containing protein, whose translation MRSLERHADVGAYALGVLDEADAFRFEDHLMECPRCAAQVTEFGPVTRQMMLYRRATPRSVHPFAGPGPRLLDRLLGEVAARHRARRRRLLYAVAASVAVALAGPAVAVVAGGGDDAVSVTATDEKSGVWAQVTTEDQAWGSKVEVTIKDGAGPRACHLIAIGTDGSEQTVTSWNQPDHDARPNTMQGAAAWHPDQIARYEVRTMDGEHLVTLKAR comes from the coding sequence ATGAGGTCCCTGGAAAGGCATGCGGACGTCGGCGCGTACGCGCTCGGCGTGCTTGACGAAGCGGACGCCTTCCGCTTCGAGGACCACCTCATGGAGTGTCCTCGGTGCGCGGCGCAGGTCACCGAATTCGGCCCTGTCACACGGCAGATGATGCTGTACCGGCGAGCCACGCCACGCTCGGTGCACCCGTTCGCCGGCCCGGGCCCCCGGTTGCTGGACCGGCTGCTCGGCGAGGTCGCGGCACGGCACCGGGCCCGGCGCAGGCGGCTGCTGTACGCCGTGGCCGCCTCGGTGGCCGTCGCCCTGGCCGGGCCCGCCGTCGCGGTGGTGGCGGGCGGCGGTGACGATGCCGTGAGCGTCACGGCGACGGACGAGAAGTCCGGTGTGTGGGCTCAGGTGACCACCGAGGACCAGGCCTGGGGCAGCAAGGTGGAGGTGACGATCAAGGACGGGGCGGGCCCCCGCGCCTGCCACCTGATCGCCATCGGCACCGACGGCTCGGAACAGACGGTGACCAGCTGGAACCAGCCGGACCACGACGCCCGGCCGAACACCATGCAGGGCGCGGCGGCCTGGCACCCCGACCAGATCGCCCGGTACGAGGTCCGCACGATGGACGGGGAGCATCTCGTGACCCTCAAGGCCCGTTAG
- a CDS encoding caspase domain-containing protein: MTESRHALIIANDSYEDRGLRQLRAPAHDAVALADVLHDPEIGDFDVEVVRNQPAHIMRRRIEGFFQDRRRDDTLVLHFSCHGLKSESGELYFAASDTEPRLLDATAVPAHFVRRCMKHTRARSTVLFLDCCYGGAFSRGSSGVRASGDVDVLEPFTGERPGGGRGWAVITASNSMEYAFEGSDLAENSGPRPSVFTHAVVQGLETGEADLDEDGEVSLDDLYDYVFDHVREQNPNQTPSRTVEMQGDMRLAHGRRRRIRIVPAPVPPALRSALGSRNNYTRLGAVAELRSRMENENLSIAEGARQALEETAHNDIRQVADEAGRALRDIRPKPLPSRVDFGVVSRGSPPPHWSVALDGPPLARCCVAHATAVWLRVQESATGMDVSVDTSSEGRLSGDVVLKGVADDAVVHVEAEIEAPAEDPPPPTEAQHTPPPPPPPPPGAPPPPPPPPPGAPPPPPPPPPGAPPPPASPPAPRAQPQPWSRSSWPS, translated from the coding sequence ATGACGGAATCCCGGCATGCGCTGATCATCGCCAACGACAGCTACGAGGACCGTGGACTCAGGCAGCTGAGGGCACCCGCGCACGACGCCGTCGCCCTTGCCGACGTCCTGCACGATCCCGAGATCGGCGACTTCGACGTCGAGGTGGTGCGCAACCAGCCGGCCCACATCATGCGCAGGCGCATCGAGGGCTTCTTCCAGGACCGCAGACGGGACGACACACTCGTGCTGCATTTCTCCTGCCACGGGCTGAAGAGCGAGTCCGGCGAACTGTACTTCGCCGCCAGCGACACCGAACCCCGGCTCCTCGACGCCACGGCGGTCCCGGCCCACTTCGTCCGCCGGTGCATGAAACACACACGGGCCCGCAGCACCGTGCTGTTCCTCGACTGCTGCTACGGCGGCGCCTTCTCCCGCGGCTCCTCGGGCGTGCGCGCATCGGGAGACGTGGACGTGCTTGAGCCCTTCACGGGCGAACGGCCGGGCGGTGGGCGGGGCTGGGCCGTCATCACCGCGTCCAACTCCATGGAGTACGCCTTCGAGGGCTCCGACCTCGCGGAGAACTCCGGCCCACGGCCCTCGGTGTTCACCCACGCGGTGGTCCAGGGGCTGGAGACCGGCGAGGCGGACCTCGACGAGGACGGCGAGGTCTCCCTCGACGACCTCTACGACTACGTGTTCGACCACGTGCGCGAGCAGAACCCGAACCAGACGCCCAGCCGCACCGTGGAGATGCAGGGCGACATGCGTCTGGCGCACGGCCGGCGCCGCCGCATCCGGATCGTCCCCGCTCCCGTCCCGCCCGCCCTGCGGTCGGCCCTCGGCAGCAGGAACAACTACACGCGCCTCGGTGCGGTGGCGGAGCTTCGCTCCCGCATGGAGAACGAGAACCTCTCCATCGCCGAAGGTGCACGCCAGGCCCTGGAGGAGACCGCCCACAACGACATACGGCAGGTCGCCGACGAGGCGGGCCGCGCCCTGCGCGACATCCGCCCCAAGCCGTTGCCGTCCCGCGTGGACTTCGGCGTGGTCTCCCGGGGCTCGCCCCCGCCGCACTGGTCGGTCGCCCTGGACGGGCCACCCCTGGCCCGGTGCTGCGTGGCCCACGCCACGGCCGTCTGGCTGCGGGTGCAGGAGTCCGCGACCGGCATGGACGTCAGCGTGGACACGTCCTCCGAGGGCCGCCTGAGCGGGGACGTCGTACTGAAGGGGGTCGCCGACGACGCGGTGGTGCACGTCGAGGCGGAGATCGAGGCGCCGGCCGAGGACCCGCCGCCGCCGACGGAGGCACAGCACACCCCGCCGCCGCCCCCTCCCCCGCCGCCCGGAGCACCGCCGCCGCCCCCTCCCCCGCCGCCCGGAGCACCGCCGCCGCCCCCTCCCCCGCCGCCCGGAGCACCGCCGCCGCCCGCGTCCCCTCCCGCACCGCGGGCGCAGCCACAGCCCTGGTCACGGTCGTCCTGGCCGTCGTGA